From a single Silene latifolia isolate original U9 population chromosome 6, ASM4854445v1, whole genome shotgun sequence genomic region:
- the LOC141586019 gene encoding cytochrome P450 76AD1-like: MDLVLMVNLFDKVSTTMEPYTISLILITIIFVIFFIIKICRNSTKSKLPPGPKAWPIIGNIHQLGDRPHRSAAELSKKYGPIMSLKLGTITTVVISSAEVAKEMFIKHDLTFSGRAFPDATRVSNHHKHSMVFLPVGQKWRNLRKIAVVQVFTNHRLDSSEGLRQEKVRELVDHVRDCCEKGQVVFLGKAAFTTSLNLLSNTFFSIDLGSHDSSSLQEFKDNVWHVLELFGKPNVSDFFPLVRHLDLQGVLRKNSVYYNKVLEVFNRIIEKRLRDGIAVKDDVLGTLLKLVEDNELSLEDVRHMLMDLFGAGTDTTSSTLEWAMTELLRNPEKMAKAQEELDQIIGKNTAAIQESDISKLPYIQAVVKETFRLHPPTPLLVPRKAEKDVKLCGFFVPKDAQIWVNVWSMGRDSSVWPNALSFLPERFMESEVDFKGRNFELIPFGAGRRMCPGIPLAHRMVHLMLATLIHSFNWKHAHGLCPKDIDLEENFGLTLQKAQPLQAIPLIR; encoded by the exons ATGGATCTAGTTTTGATGGTAAACTTGTTTGACAAAGTTTCTACAACAATGGAACCTTACACCATATCTCTAATTCTCATCACCATAATCTTCGTCATCtttttcatcatcaaaatttGTCGAAATTCTACTAAATCCAAACTTCCTCCGGGACCTAAAGCATGGCCTATCATAGGCAACATACACCAGCTCGGCGACAGACCACATCGTTCTGCCGCCGAGCTATCAAAAAAATATGGTCCCATAATGTCTCTCAAGTTAGGGACTATTACGACTGTAGTAATATCATCCGCTGAAGTAGCAAAAGAAATGTTCATTAAGCACGACTTGACATTTTCTGGTAGAGCATTCCCGGATGCGACTAGGGTATCGAACCATCATAAGCATTCCATGGTTTTTCTCCCAGTAGGACAGAAATGGCGTAACCTAAGGAAAATCGCGGTGGTTCAGGTATTCACTAACCATCGTCTGGATTCGAGTGAGGGTTTAAGGCAAGAGAAAGTAAGGGAGCTAGTTGATCATGTACGAGATTGTTGTGAGAAAGGCCAGGTTGTCTTCCTAGGCAAGGCTGCTTTTACTACTTCGCTGAATTTATTGTCCAACACGTTTTTCTCAATCGATCTAGGTAGCCATGATTCGTCGAGTCTGCAAGAGTTTAAAGACAATGTTTGGCATGTGTTAGAATTATTTGGGAAGCCAAATGTTTCAGATTTTTTCCCGTTGGTTAGACACTTGGATTTGCAAGGTGTGTTGCGAAAGAATTCGGTTTATTATAATAAGGTGCTGGAAGTTTTTAATAGGATTATCGAGAAAAGATTGAGGGATGGTATCGCGGTTAAAGATGATGTTCTTGGTACTCTACTTAAGCTGGTTGAAGACAATGAGTTGAGCCTTGAAGATGTCAGACATATGCTCATG GATCTATTTGGAGCCGGGACAGACACAACATCTAGCACATTAGAATGGGCAATGACAGAGTTACTGCGTAACCCAGAAAAAATGGCAAAAGCTCAAGAAGAACTAGACCAAATAATTGGCAAGAATACTGCAGCAATTCAAGAATCCGACATCTCAAAGTTACCATATATTCAAGCAGTGGTGAAAGAAACATTCAGGTTACACCCACCAACTCCATTGTTAGTACCCCGTAAAGCCGAAAAGGATGTAAAACTCTGTGGTTTCTTCGTTCCCAAGGATGCACAAATATGGGTCAACGTATGGTCCATGGGACGCGATTCAAGTGTATGGCCAAACGCTCTTTCATTTTTGCCTGAAAGGTTTATGGAAAGTGAAGTCGATTTTAAGGGCAGAAATTTCGAGTTAATACCATTTGGAGCAGGAAGAAGAATGTGTCCCGGCATACCACTGGCTCATAGGATGGTGCATCTAATGCTAGCAACTCTTATTCATTCTTTCAATTGGAAACATGCTCATGGATTATGTCCTAAAGATATAGATTTGGAGGAAAACTTCGGACTTACTCTACAAAAAGCTCAGCCACTTCAAGCTATACCCCTTATAAGATGA